A genomic window from Chitinophaga pollutisoli includes:
- a CDS encoding prolyl oligopeptidase family serine peptidase → MTNLNHKHVAMSMMMLMGAGTALAQNQPLKYPETKKVDTVDNYHGTQIADPYRWLEDDHADDTKAWVDAQNTVTQDYLASIPFRGQIKQRLEALWNYPRYGAPFREGKYYYFYKNDGLQNQAVLYRQEGLNGAPEVFIDPNKLSDKGTAALGNLSFSKDGRYCAYLIAKAGSDWQEAFVMDVESKKLLQDKIDWIKFSGLSWKGDGFYYSRYDAPDEQSKLSKKNEFHKVYFHKVGTSQDQDPLIYVDKEHPLRNAGVGLTEDERFLILSTSEGTSGNEVWYRDLQDASQTEFKLLVKGFEYEPSVVENVGDKLLLLTNHDAPNYKLVLVDPKKPAKENWKLIIPEQPEVLQGVGTAGGKLFASYLKDASTRIVQYDVTGKKDRDIHLPGIGAAGGFGGKKEDGQFFYTFSSFVAPPTIYKYDIKSGKSELFRKSEVKFNQDDYETKQVFFTSKDGTKVPVFLSYRKGLKMNGQNPVLLYGYGGFNIPMTPSFSVSNLFFMEQGGIYAVVNLRGGSEYGEAWHKAGMMEKKQNVFDDFIGAAEYLVKEKYTNPAKIAIRGGSNGGLLVGAAMTQRPDLFKVALPAVGVMDMLRFQKFTIGWAWVTEYGTSEKADQFPYLLKYSPLHNLKEGTSYPATMVTTADHDDRVVPAHSFKYAAALQAAHSGPNPVLIRVEKQAGHGAGKPTSKLIDEATDIWSFTMFNLGMNFSTVTTGKKM, encoded by the coding sequence ATGACAAATTTAAACCATAAGCATGTTGCCATGAGTATGATGATGTTGATGGGAGCAGGCACCGCGCTTGCACAGAACCAACCACTCAAATACCCCGAGACGAAAAAAGTAGACACCGTAGACAATTATCACGGCACCCAGATCGCCGATCCCTACCGGTGGCTGGAAGATGACCATGCCGACGATACAAAGGCATGGGTAGACGCGCAAAACACCGTTACCCAGGATTACCTGGCCTCCATCCCCTTCCGCGGCCAGATCAAACAGCGCCTGGAAGCCCTCTGGAACTACCCCCGATACGGCGCGCCCTTCCGCGAAGGCAAATATTACTATTTTTATAAAAATGACGGGCTCCAGAACCAGGCCGTGCTCTATCGCCAGGAAGGCCTGAACGGCGCCCCCGAAGTGTTCATCGATCCCAACAAACTCTCCGATAAAGGCACCGCCGCCCTCGGCAACCTCTCTTTCTCGAAAGACGGCCGCTATTGCGCCTACCTCATCGCCAAAGCCGGTTCCGACTGGCAGGAAGCATTCGTGATGGACGTGGAATCCAAAAAACTGCTGCAGGACAAGATCGACTGGATCAAATTCTCCGGCCTGTCCTGGAAAGGCGACGGATTCTATTACAGCCGCTACGACGCCCCCGACGAGCAGAGCAAGCTCTCCAAAAAGAACGAATTCCATAAAGTATACTTCCATAAGGTAGGCACTTCCCAGGACCAGGACCCGCTGATCTACGTTGATAAAGAGCACCCGCTCCGCAATGCCGGCGTGGGCCTCACCGAAGACGAGCGCTTCCTCATCCTCAGCACCTCCGAAGGCACCAGCGGCAACGAAGTTTGGTACCGCGACCTGCAAGACGCTTCGCAGACCGAGTTCAAGCTCCTGGTAAAAGGGTTCGAATATGAGCCCAGCGTAGTGGAAAACGTAGGCGACAAGCTGTTGTTGCTCACCAACCACGACGCGCCCAACTACAAATTGGTACTCGTGGATCCGAAAAAACCCGCGAAGGAAAACTGGAAGCTGATCATCCCCGAACAGCCGGAAGTACTCCAGGGCGTAGGGACCGCAGGCGGCAAACTGTTCGCCAGCTACCTGAAAGACGCATCGACCCGCATCGTGCAATACGATGTTACCGGTAAGAAAGACCGCGACATCCACCTGCCGGGCATCGGCGCCGCGGGCGGCTTCGGTGGCAAGAAGGAAGACGGGCAGTTCTTCTACACCTTCTCTTCTTTCGTGGCGCCTCCTACTATCTACAAATACGACATTAAATCCGGTAAATCGGAGCTGTTCCGCAAGTCGGAAGTGAAGTTCAATCAGGACGATTACGAGACCAAACAGGTGTTTTTCACCAGTAAAGACGGCACCAAAGTGCCCGTATTCCTCTCGTACCGCAAAGGACTGAAAATGAACGGACAAAATCCCGTTTTGCTGTACGGTTACGGCGGGTTCAACATACCGATGACGCCTTCTTTCTCCGTGAGCAACCTGTTTTTCATGGAACAGGGCGGTATTTACGCAGTGGTCAACCTCCGCGGCGGCAGCGAATACGGCGAGGCTTGGCATAAAGCCGGTATGATGGAAAAGAAACAGAACGTGTTCGATGATTTCATCGGCGCGGCGGAATATCTCGTAAAAGAGAAATACACCAATCCTGCGAAGATCGCCATCCGTGGCGGTTCCAACGGCGGGCTGCTTGTAGGCGCGGCCATGACGCAGCGCCCCGACCTGTTTAAGGTGGCGCTTCCGGCCGTGGGCGTGATGGACATGCTCCGTTTCCAGAAATTCACCATCGGTTGGGCATGGGTAACCGAGTACGGCACCAGCGAAAAGGCGGACCAGTTCCCCTACCTGCTGAAATATTCCCCCCTCCACAACCTGAAGGAAGGGACTTCTTACCCCGCCACCATGGTCACCACGGCGGATCACGACGACCGCGTGGTACCGGCGCACTCCTTCAAATATGCGGCGGCACTGCAGGCGGCCCACAGCGGTCCCAACCCCGTGCTGATCCGCGTGGAGAAGCAGGCGGGCCACGGCGCAGGCAAACCCACGTCCAAACTCATCGACGAAGCCACCGACATCTGGTCCTTCACGATGTTTAACCTGGGCATGAATTTTTCTACGGTAACCACCGGGAAGAAAATGTAA
- a CDS encoding thioesterase family protein gives MYSTTIDIRVRYGETDQMGYLYYGNYALYYEVGRTDAIRQLGFTYRELEEQGVIMPVAELQVKYLRPAYYDDVITVKTILKELPPAHKIQFHSELYNQQGELLNVGTVTLAFIDAKTKKRMNMPDILREKLAPYFETPSNATAP, from the coding sequence ATGTACAGCACAACGATAGACATTCGCGTGAGATACGGAGAAACCGACCAGATGGGGTACCTCTATTACGGCAATTACGCCCTCTATTACGAAGTCGGCCGTACCGACGCCATCCGCCAGCTCGGCTTCACCTACCGCGAGCTGGAAGAACAAGGCGTTATCATGCCCGTGGCCGAGCTGCAGGTCAAATACCTCCGGCCCGCCTACTACGATGACGTGATAACGGTGAAGACTATACTGAAAGAACTCCCGCCCGCTCATAAAATCCAGTTCCATTCCGAACTGTACAACCAGCAGGGAGAACTGCTGAACGTGGGAACCGTCACCCTCGCATTCATCGACGCCAAAACCAAAAAGCGCATGAACATGCCCGACATCCTCCGCGAAAAGCTCGCGCCTTATTTCGAAACTCCCTCAAACGCCACCGCACCATGA
- a CDS encoding DoxX family protein — MAKLLSTKYSNAGISLSLLLLRLLFGGLIMTHGWPKLVNFSTYAQKFADPFGLGKTASLGLTIFAEFFCGALVLVGLLTRVATIPLIICFLVIVFMIHAQDPLHDKEVAIMFLTGFVTLLIAGPGKYSLDGALGK; from the coding sequence ATGGCAAAACTACTATCCACCAAGTACAGCAACGCAGGCATCAGCCTTTCACTGCTTTTGCTCCGTCTTCTTTTCGGCGGCCTTATCATGACCCACGGCTGGCCCAAGCTGGTCAACTTCTCGACCTACGCGCAAAAATTCGCCGACCCCTTCGGCCTGGGTAAAACCGCGTCGCTCGGGCTCACCATCTTCGCCGAATTCTTCTGCGGGGCCCTCGTGCTCGTAGGCCTCCTCACCCGCGTGGCCACCATCCCCCTGATCATCTGCTTCCTCGTAATCGTGTTCATGATACACGCCCAGGATCCGCTGCACGACAAGGAAGTGGCCATCATGTTCCTCACTGGCTTCGTGACCCTGCTCATCGCCGGGCCCGGTAAATATTCGCTCGACGGCGCGCTCGGAAAATAA
- a CDS encoding NAD(P)-dependent oxidoreductase: MKVLITGSNGLLGQYLVQRLAGNPDYEVIATGRGPNRLRMRSGYAYESVNLADEAAVKGLVDRHKPDVIVHAGAMTQADDCERNKDACWMVNVTATRYLLQGAEKVGAYFLFISTDFVFDGLAGPYSEEDPVNPVNYYGASKVAAERIVKQSKAQWGIARTVLVYGLADDPRRSNIITWVKSNLEQKKKLKVVNDQWRTPTLVQDLAEGVKLMLDKKAEGIFHLSGKDMLTPFEMAYQVAGYLELDTKLLEKVDASTFKQPAPRPAKTGFVIDKAVQELGYAPHSFEEGLKIVVDQIRPK; this comes from the coding sequence ATGAAAGTGCTCATTACAGGGAGCAACGGGCTCCTCGGACAATACCTGGTGCAACGGCTGGCAGGCAATCCCGATTACGAAGTGATCGCTACCGGCCGCGGTCCCAACCGTCTCCGCATGCGATCCGGATACGCGTACGAATCGGTGAACCTGGCAGACGAGGCCGCGGTAAAGGGGCTGGTGGACCGCCACAAGCCCGATGTAATCGTACACGCCGGCGCCATGACGCAGGCCGACGATTGTGAGCGCAACAAGGACGCCTGCTGGATGGTGAACGTTACCGCGACGCGTTACCTGTTGCAGGGCGCGGAGAAAGTGGGGGCGTACTTCCTGTTCATATCCACCGATTTCGTATTCGACGGGCTGGCAGGGCCATACAGTGAGGAGGATCCCGTCAATCCCGTCAACTATTACGGCGCCAGCAAAGTGGCGGCGGAAAGAATCGTAAAGCAATCCAAAGCCCAATGGGGCATCGCGCGGACCGTGCTGGTGTACGGCCTGGCCGATGATCCCCGGCGCAGCAATATCATCACCTGGGTGAAGTCCAACCTGGAACAAAAAAAGAAGCTCAAAGTGGTGAACGACCAGTGGCGGACGCCCACCCTCGTGCAGGACCTGGCCGAAGGCGTGAAACTCATGCTCGATAAAAAAGCGGAAGGCATCTTCCATCTATCCGGGAAAGACATGCTCACGCCCTTTGAAATGGCATACCAGGTAGCGGGGTACCTCGAACTGGATACAAAGCTCCTGGAAAAAGTAGATGCATCTACCTTCAAACAGCCTGCTCCGCGGCCAGCAAAAACCGGTTTTGTGATCGACAAGGCGGTGCAGGAACTGGGCTACGCGCCCCATAGTTTCGAAGAAGGTTTGAAGATCGTGGTGGATCAGATCCGGCCGAAGTAA
- a CDS encoding tetratricopeptide repeat protein: MKLFTRQNCAFPGLRVILLAAGLTGAIRAEAQQTRIHTEPDKVFREAQQLYREGKFALSQQLFRQTIDGIGYFAETNRSLVNSDAHFYFAMCALKLQNEDAEKKAIEFIDRFNNSPREQMISFQLARYYFHRNKLQEAIPYYEKASIDNLSNEDIADAKFELAYCYFNLKDFAKAQPLFASIKEIQNKYYIPANYYHGFISYYNKKYAEALTSFQRVQQDPKYAAVVPYYIAEIYYFQGKRDQLIQYAEPLIRKGNLYYDAELKQLVGQAYFERKDYAKALPYLEEFNENAEEVRKEDVYQLSYAYYQTANLDKAITGFKQLSSSKDSLGQNSMYLLGDCYLRTGQKANARNAFAFSARNSSNPKQQEISRFNYGKLSYELGYQDAAITELTGYINNYPNGEYTRESREILVQLFANTNNYKDAISLLDALPEKSPAVLKAYQKVSYGRATQLVNDGQLAEADRLLGISLSHNYDPQITRLAQFWKAEIALRQGQTDKAIPALQAYLGNSGAPVSGEANVQTASYNMGYSLLKKEQYANALPYFEAAQRASGPNAGRINNDALLRAADCHYMLRDFPKATALYDQVISENQPAADYATYQKSIILGIQGKHADKLNALKQLAVKYPGSTFNNDAEMEIADTYLSDERFSDAIPYLKNILQKQPDGANAPKALLKLGLAYFNTDQESTALQYFRQVVEKFPASAEANSALVNIRTIYVSQGKTDDYLALLKSTGRSVSASAEDSLSYAAAETRFSSGDYTGAVASFNNYLQKFPNGQFALQANFYKAECLYNSKDYTNALPAYEFVLARGNSPFAERSALQAAYLNYYQVKDYGKAKQYYQQLKSLSTTKDNTLAAARGLLRSSYQLNAWDEVAPLAEELLSARDISTDDQIIGHFYLGKSLQQRGQFDEAISEYKIVTGLTKSEVGAEARYNIAKCLFEKNDLAAAEKAGFDVIKNTSSYEVWVAKSYILLGDVYFRQKDYFNAKATFQSIAENCPIAELKAEAKEKLAKTEAEEKAGSKIK; the protein is encoded by the coding sequence ATGAAGCTATTCACCAGACAAAACTGCGCTTTTCCAGGCCTCCGCGTAATCCTGCTGGCCGCAGGGCTTACCGGCGCCATCCGGGCCGAAGCGCAGCAAACCCGCATTCATACGGAGCCAGACAAAGTTTTCCGGGAAGCGCAACAACTCTACCGAGAAGGAAAATTCGCCCTTTCCCAGCAATTGTTCCGGCAAACCATCGACGGGATCGGTTATTTCGCCGAAACCAACCGCTCCCTGGTGAATTCGGACGCACATTTCTATTTCGCCATGTGCGCCCTGAAACTGCAGAACGAAGACGCGGAAAAGAAAGCCATCGAATTCATCGACCGCTTCAACAACAGCCCCCGCGAACAAATGATCAGCTTCCAGCTCGCCCGGTATTACTTCCACCGCAACAAGCTCCAGGAAGCCATCCCCTATTACGAAAAAGCCTCCATCGATAACCTCTCCAACGAGGACATCGCCGACGCCAAATTCGAACTGGCCTACTGCTACTTCAACCTGAAAGATTTCGCGAAAGCCCAGCCGCTCTTCGCTTCGATCAAGGAAATCCAGAACAAGTACTACATCCCGGCCAATTACTACCACGGCTTCATTTCCTACTACAACAAAAAATACGCGGAAGCCCTCACCAGCTTCCAGCGCGTGCAGCAAGACCCGAAGTATGCCGCCGTTGTACCCTACTACATCGCCGAAATCTACTACTTCCAGGGCAAACGCGACCAGCTCATCCAATACGCCGAACCGCTCATCCGAAAAGGCAACCTCTATTACGACGCCGAACTGAAACAACTCGTGGGTCAGGCCTATTTCGAACGGAAAGATTACGCCAAAGCCCTTCCCTATCTCGAAGAATTTAACGAGAACGCGGAAGAAGTAAGGAAAGAAGATGTGTACCAACTCTCCTACGCCTACTATCAAACCGCCAACCTCGATAAAGCCATCACCGGGTTCAAACAGCTCAGCTCCTCGAAAGACTCGCTGGGCCAGAACTCCATGTACCTCCTGGGCGACTGCTACCTCCGCACCGGCCAGAAAGCCAACGCCCGCAACGCTTTCGCTTTCAGCGCCCGCAACAGCTCCAACCCGAAGCAGCAGGAAATCTCCCGCTTCAACTACGGCAAATTGTCGTACGAACTGGGTTACCAGGACGCCGCCATCACCGAGCTCACCGGCTACATCAACAACTATCCCAACGGCGAATACACCCGCGAATCCCGCGAGATCCTCGTGCAGCTCTTCGCCAATACCAATAACTACAAGGATGCCATCTCCCTGCTGGATGCATTGCCGGAGAAAAGTCCCGCCGTGCTGAAAGCCTACCAGAAAGTATCCTACGGCCGCGCCACGCAGCTGGTGAATGACGGCCAGCTGGCCGAAGCCGACCGCCTCCTGGGCATTTCCCTTTCCCACAACTACGATCCGCAGATAACGCGGCTTGCGCAGTTCTGGAAAGCGGAAATCGCACTGCGCCAGGGGCAGACCGACAAAGCCATCCCCGCCCTCCAGGCATATCTCGGCAACAGCGGCGCTCCGGTTTCCGGGGAAGCCAACGTGCAAACCGCCAGCTACAACATGGGCTACAGCCTGCTGAAGAAAGAGCAATACGCCAACGCGCTGCCCTACTTCGAAGCCGCCCAGCGCGCCAGCGGCCCCAACGCCGGGCGCATCAACAACGACGCGCTGCTCCGCGCCGCCGATTGCCACTACATGCTGCGCGACTTCCCGAAAGCCACCGCGCTGTACGACCAGGTGATCAGCGAAAACCAGCCCGCCGCCGATTATGCTACCTATCAGAAAAGCATCATCCTCGGCATCCAGGGCAAACACGCCGACAAACTGAACGCCCTCAAACAGCTCGCCGTGAAATATCCCGGCTCCACCTTTAATAACGACGCGGAAATGGAAATCGCGGATACCTACCTCAGCGACGAACGATTCAGCGACGCCATCCCCTATCTCAAAAATATCCTCCAGAAGCAGCCCGACGGCGCCAATGCGCCGAAAGCCCTGCTGAAACTGGGGCTCGCATATTTCAACACCGACCAGGAAAGCACCGCGCTGCAATATTTCAGGCAGGTGGTGGAGAAGTTCCCCGCTTCCGCGGAAGCCAACTCCGCACTCGTCAATATCCGGACCATCTACGTGAGCCAGGGCAAAACGGACGATTACCTCGCGCTGCTGAAATCCACCGGCAGGTCCGTGAGCGCATCCGCTGAAGATTCCCTGAGCTACGCTGCCGCCGAAACCCGCTTCAGCAGCGGCGATTACACCGGCGCGGTAGCATCCTTCAATAACTACCTGCAAAAATTCCCGAACGGACAATTCGCCCTCCAGGCCAACTTCTACAAAGCGGAATGCCTTTACAACAGCAAAGACTACACAAACGCCCTCCCTGCCTACGAATTCGTACTGGCCCGCGGGAACAGCCCCTTTGCCGAACGCTCCGCCCTGCAGGCCGCTTACCTGAATTACTACCAGGTGAAGGATTACGGGAAAGCCAAGCAATATTACCAGCAGCTCAAGAGCTTGTCTACCACCAAAGACAATACCCTCGCCGCCGCGCGCGGCCTGCTGCGCAGCAGCTACCAGCTGAATGCATGGGATGAAGTGGCGCCCCTGGCCGAAGAGCTGCTCTCCGCCCGCGACATTTCTACCGACGACCAGATCATCGGCCACTTCTACCTCGGCAAGTCGCTGCAGCAGCGCGGCCAGTTCGACGAGGCCATCAGCGAATACAAAATCGTAACCGGCCTCACCAAATCGGAAGTAGGCGCCGAAGCGCGGTACAACATCGCCAAATGCCTGTTCGAGAAAAACGACCTCGCAGCAGCCGAGAAAGCCGGTTTCGATGTGATCAAAAACACTTCCAGCTATGAAGTATGGGTAGCCAAATCATACATCCTCCTTGGCGACGTGTACTTCCGCCAGAAGGATTACTTCAACGCCAAAGCTACTTTCCAGAGCATTGCCGAAAACTGTCCCATTGCGGAGCTGAAAGCCGAAGCGAAGGAAAAACTGGCAAAAACGGAAGCGGAAGAAAAAGCTGGTTCTAAAATTAAATGA
- a CDS encoding RHS repeat domain-containing protein, which translates to MSIAKRKAKCLFVALICATSAFSQDLPTLAPPLKVPPTPEAAALFRVQDVPVSLCNGLPEISVPLGEFALKNFTHAIALRYQSGGIRVDEVPSCVGSGWSLQAGGVLGVTVHGKPDLHNGGPGPEGDIPRSIVQDPHWAPPVWGPDRHEDTRYAWFKEMADRRTDLEPDLFSFTAGNFSGKFYTDFRGYTHPIPLRKIQVSGLFRIRDEDGNTFYFDLRETAESDNGQASTQFYLTKIVTPLRDSIVFQYEPLHFAYRVYLGETRYTWISGVRHPDLAAAADLYPTRVTTAACRVKGWRLKEISASTGARMRMIYNTRERTDLPGTHALAAVEWLYQNDLRKRFRFVYGYYGDTRTPESHRLWLKEMYEEAPDGKRLPSWVFGYNDVSVLPPRLSSRQDHWGYANGTGIGNASRLPQHPAFTGGAIREPDTLYSRAGMLTSIRYPTGGSTLFTFEPNTIWVYNEAKEQTVQGGFRCNGEPRATTQRTFILPQGAYDVRIRYNTLPSLHTKSRYIEELEFSETHTCEISLKKPGGQMMFFTGRNAHPEGDPENLPPGTYSVVVRTDGEGAWGFWELSYKKDSITKYSGPKLVGGWRIRTIENTDPLHPHLRDTRTFHYGQSDVYPERSSGICPARPQYEYQRNTCHYKKVEQPHRPGFTAIKYVLQCGMLMVQHAGSVTPLSGDHGPVIYQRVEVREGVNGASGRTVNTYSYKPKAAGPGGFPFVPETNYNGYNGQLLKTEKFRKTTAGGYQPTETTDYAWSFVPAETYWRQWFHENPPPEAFRGLGMHVSYLVRERQDVFRKYTAHFNTGSFRHLSEWYRCDSIVRFVYPDNGPPLRSATHLRYDNPVHLQPTQLITMGSNGERIVQVTKYPGDYTRDAVLAALVQGNQVRKPVERWTYRDNLVAEHIRIGYRSWHGGAFIMPDTIFTAAHGRSLQPERHFLYDKSGNLVQTTSRDGLIRSLLWGYGNQFPVAELAGIPYSVVAGWVDHNVLRHPAGDLRLRTELQKIRTRAGLLPAVIRTFTHAPLKGVTSITGADGKTVYYEYDGFGRLSVVRDHDGNILKMHKYAYQAPQQE; encoded by the coding sequence ATGTCAATTGCCAAAAGAAAGGCGAAATGCCTGTTTGTTGCCCTGATATGCGCCACCAGCGCGTTTTCGCAGGATCTTCCAACCCTGGCGCCACCGTTGAAAGTGCCGCCCACGCCGGAAGCCGCAGCCCTTTTCCGTGTGCAGGATGTGCCGGTATCGCTATGCAACGGCTTGCCGGAAATCAGCGTTCCGTTGGGGGAGTTTGCATTGAAAAATTTCACGCATGCCATAGCGTTGCGGTACCAGTCAGGAGGGATACGGGTAGATGAAGTGCCTTCCTGCGTGGGCAGCGGCTGGTCGTTGCAGGCGGGCGGCGTGCTGGGCGTCACCGTCCACGGGAAGCCCGATTTGCATAATGGCGGGCCCGGGCCGGAAGGCGACATACCGCGGTCAATCGTCCAGGACCCTCACTGGGCGCCACCGGTGTGGGGGCCTGACAGGCATGAGGATACCCGGTATGCATGGTTCAAGGAAATGGCCGACAGAAGAACGGATCTTGAGCCGGACCTTTTCAGTTTTACGGCAGGAAATTTCTCGGGAAAGTTCTATACCGACTTCCGCGGGTACACGCATCCCATCCCATTGCGGAAAATACAGGTGAGCGGCCTGTTCCGTATCCGCGACGAAGATGGCAATACCTTTTATTTCGACCTGCGCGAGACCGCTGAATCCGATAACGGCCAGGCAAGTACGCAGTTTTATTTAACGAAGATCGTGACCCCGTTGCGCGACTCTATCGTGTTTCAATACGAGCCGCTGCATTTCGCGTACCGCGTTTACCTGGGTGAAACCCGGTACACCTGGATTTCAGGCGTCAGGCACCCGGACCTTGCCGCCGCGGCAGATTTGTACCCCACGCGAGTTACTACAGCCGCATGCCGTGTAAAAGGCTGGCGGCTGAAGGAAATTTCGGCCAGCACCGGCGCCCGCATGCGGATGATTTATAACACCAGGGAAAGGACCGATCTTCCCGGTACGCATGCACTCGCGGCGGTGGAATGGCTGTATCAAAACGACCTGCGCAAACGGTTCCGGTTTGTATACGGATATTATGGCGACACCCGTACCCCGGAAAGCCACCGGCTCTGGCTGAAAGAAATGTATGAAGAAGCCCCCGACGGAAAGCGGCTGCCCTCCTGGGTTTTCGGTTACAACGACGTCAGCGTGTTACCTCCGCGGCTATCGTCGCGGCAGGATCACTGGGGATACGCCAACGGGACCGGGATCGGCAATGCCTCCCGCCTGCCGCAACACCCCGCGTTTACCGGCGGCGCAATCCGCGAGCCCGACACGTTATATTCCCGCGCCGGTATGCTGACAAGCATACGATACCCTACCGGCGGGAGCACGCTATTTACATTCGAGCCCAATACCATATGGGTTTACAACGAAGCTAAGGAACAGACGGTGCAGGGCGGTTTCCGATGCAACGGGGAGCCCCGTGCCACGACCCAACGCACGTTTATCTTGCCGCAGGGAGCGTATGATGTGCGGATACGCTATAACACGCTTCCGTCGCTTCATACAAAGTCCCGTTACATTGAAGAACTTGAATTTTCAGAAACACATACCTGCGAGATCAGCCTGAAAAAGCCAGGCGGACAGATGATGTTTTTCACCGGCAGGAATGCCCATCCGGAAGGCGACCCGGAGAATTTGCCGCCCGGTACATATAGCGTCGTCGTCCGGACGGATGGAGAAGGCGCCTGGGGCTTCTGGGAATTGTCGTATAAGAAAGATTCGATAACAAAATACTCCGGGCCAAAACTGGTTGGCGGATGGCGAATCCGGACCATTGAAAATACAGATCCCCTACATCCGCATCTCCGCGATACCAGGACGTTTCACTATGGACAGTCGGATGTATACCCGGAAAGATCTTCGGGGATTTGTCCGGCCCGGCCGCAATACGAGTACCAGCGGAATACCTGTCATTATAAAAAGGTTGAGCAACCTCACAGGCCGGGCTTCACCGCCATCAAATATGTCTTGCAATGCGGGATGCTGATGGTACAGCATGCAGGCAGCGTCACGCCGTTATCCGGCGATCATGGTCCGGTGATATATCAGCGGGTGGAGGTCCGCGAGGGGGTAAACGGCGCTTCCGGGAGAACGGTCAACACGTATTCCTATAAACCCAAAGCCGCCGGGCCCGGCGGCTTCCCTTTCGTGCCGGAAACCAATTACAACGGGTATAACGGGCAGCTCCTGAAAACCGAAAAATTCCGCAAAACGACGGCCGGTGGTTATCAACCCACCGAAACAACGGATTATGCCTGGTCATTCGTCCCCGCTGAAACATACTGGCGGCAATGGTTCCATGAGAACCCGCCGCCGGAAGCCTTTCGCGGCCTGGGCATGCACGTTTCCTACCTGGTCCGCGAACGGCAGGACGTGTTCCGGAAATATACCGCGCACTTTAATACCGGCTCCTTCCGGCACCTGTCGGAATGGTACCGGTGCGACAGTATCGTCCGTTTCGTATACCCGGACAACGGCCCGCCCCTTCGGTCCGCCACGCATTTGCGGTACGACAACCCCGTTCATCTCCAACCTACGCAGTTGATTACGATGGGCAGCAACGGAGAGCGGATCGTCCAGGTGACGAAATACCCGGGCGATTATACCCGCGATGCCGTGTTGGCGGCCCTGGTGCAGGGGAACCAGGTGAGAAAGCCGGTTGAGCGGTGGACTTACCGCGATAACCTGGTGGCGGAGCACATCCGGATCGGTTATAGATCCTGGCATGGAGGGGCATTCATCATGCCGGATACAATTTTCACGGCTGCTCACGGCCGGAGCCTTCAGCCGGAAAGACATTTTTTGTACGACAAGTCCGGTAACCTGGTGCAAACCACTTCGCGTGACGGGCTCATCCGCTCGTTGCTTTGGGGATATGGTAATCAGTTTCCCGTCGCTGAGTTAGCGGGAATTCCCTATTCCGTGGTTGCGGGATGGGTGGATCACAATGTGCTCCGGCATCCCGCCGGCGACTTGCGGCTGCGGACAGAATTGCAGAAAATACGCACGCGCGCCGGGCTGTTACCCGCGGTGATCAGGACGTTCACGCATGCACCGCTGAAGGGCGTCACCAGCATTACGGGCGCCGACGGAAAGACTGTTTATTATGAGTATGACGGATTTGGGCGATTAAGCGTGGTGCGGGATCATGACGGGAATATCCTCAAGATGCACAAATATGCCTACCAGGCGCCGCAGCAGGAATGA